The genomic stretch CATCCTCATGCTGGTCCCTGAGGCCCTCCTGGGGCCGGGTGTGGAAGGCCCGTGGGGACAGGGCCTGGGACGGGGCGCTTTCCTGAGCCGTCCCGGGGAGTACATGGCCCCGGAGCCGGGATTCTTGTGCGCAGCTGTCCCAGAGATCGCCTGCCAAGAAGAGGTCAACGAGGAGGACGCGGATGCTGACGCCGACTTCCTGCCGGCTGGGACAGATGCTGCTGCAGTCTCAGTCGCTGGGCTCCACCCCTCGGCTGGATGTATGTCTGGCTTCCACCTGTTGGGCCAAGCCTCAGAGCCGTCCCCTCGGACCCCCAACACTAGTCCAGAGAGACGGTCTCCTCACCACGacgacaacctggacttgcaccTTCTAGAGCCCTTCCCTGACTCACCACTCCAACCTCTACCTCCCTCCCCAAGTCCAGGTCCTCACCAGCGTCCCCAGCGCCCTCATGGTCCTCCACGCAAGATCCGGAAATGCCTGTTCCCTTAACTGCCTCCCACAATTCCTGGCCAACTCAACGGGGACCAGGAGAGAGTCTTCTGATATTGGATGTGTGTACCTTGCACACACCGTAAGAATCATATGAACAGATGCTTTATGGACGCAGGCTGCACTGCAGAATTCTGATCAGTGACTGACTAAAACACCTGAAAGGAAGCTCACCCGGGCAAAGAAAAGCCGCTTGAAATACAGTCTGCTTTCCGATAGCCAGACTGCTCCTTAGATTTTCTCTAGGGAGGGCACCCTTAAGCAGCTCTACCCCCCTCCCATTCGCTTCAAACCTAAGCGCCAGCACTTCTCTCTAAAAAGCCATCCTTTTCCGGGCACCCTACCACTGCCCATACCCCTGTTCCCCCCAACCCCCTTAATAGAGTAATtgctaaatttgttttgtttacagGGGTTTGGACCGAGTGTCCAGACTAGTTTACAACAACCCTCTACCCAGTTTGACCGTTTCTGGATGACAGCTCTAGCCCCTTTGGGGGAATCTAGCCAGTAGTTGTATGTGGACAAATCTTTGTTGGATACAGAACACAGGATGGGGAACAATGATCAGGCGCCCTCCTCTTTGTGAATGAGCAGGTTGGCAAATGGTTTAACTTTATTGCTGGGTTTGGGGTGGTATTTTCCCAAAAGAGCCAACTGTTTTCCATTCTTCTTatatgcttttaatatatttctcttgTCCTGGAAAAGTTTGTAATTCTAAAGATTCTGTGTTTTATGCTTCTAAGATCCCAAATAGGTTTTGTACATTACTACTAGcatatagaaataattttctcttataTTGGTCTGATATCCAGCAAAATTACGTAATTTCTGTAACCACTTCTCTGTAGATTCTCTTGCTTGACTGATAAAGATCTCTCCAAATAATCAGagtatgtctcttttttttcacaAGCCTCTTACATCTTATTTTtccttaatctttttaaaaaataaatttatttatttttattcatttatttttggctgcgttgggtcttcgttgctgtgtgcgggctttctctagttgcaatgagtggggactgctcttcgttgtggtgcgcgggcttctcattgaggtggcttctcttgttggggagcatgggctcttggcgtgtgggcttctgtagttgtggcacgcagacttcagtagttgtggctcgcgggctccagagcacaggctcagtagttgtggtgcatgggcttagttgctccgtggcttgtgggatcttcccagaccagggctcgaacccgtgtcccctgcattggcagacggattcttaaccattgcaccaccagggaagtccctccttaatcttttttttggATATTACTTCAAGTAACATATCCAGGTTGACTGGTATAGTCAATAGGgtcatccctttctttttcttttgtttttttgaagtatagtcgatttacaatattagtttttggtgtacaacaaaataattcaatatttttatagattatattccagtTAACGTTATTACAAAAAATGGGTATATTTTCCTctgctgtacaatatgtccttgttcCTTACTTACTGCATACACAGTAGTTTTAATCTCTCAGTCCTCTACCCTATCttgttcctctctcccctctctccggtgacaaccactactttgttctcttatgtgagtctgtttctgtttcattctatgcatttatttgttttattttttagcttccacatatgagtgatagcatagagtatatgtctttctctgtctgactaattTCATTAGGCAGaatacactctaggtccatccacgttgttgcaaatggcagaactcCATTCTCATCAGACTGGCATCCATTGGCACACACTTTGCAGTGGGTATTCAATAAAACCAAATGAGGTTTTCTTCTCCTGATTTTCTTTTGCCCTGAAAGTTTGGCTTTAATCCGGAAAGAGTGTTCTCTTTGATGTCAGGTGGTGGAGGCTCTGAAGTCTGCATTCAGAGAAGTCACGTTGGGGCCTAAGTCATGAGATGCACAAGTACCTCATTTATCCACCATTGCCAGCTCTTATGGGGTAGTTTAAATGTAGAGCTTCTACTCTTCCAGGAAAGATGCCTGCTTCTTACACGTCATCTCACTCAACTCCTCATAGCTTCACTAAGGAGGATTTGGCTTGAACAAAATTGTGCATTTGAGAGGCTCCTTCGATAAGAAGGGGAGAAGATTTCTCAGTTTCAATGGGCAGCATATTTTGATTTGGTATAAGGAGGCTTCCAAACAAAACTCTGAATCAAAAGCTGCTTCATTAAAAcattctctggggcttccctggtggtgcagtggttgagagtccgtctgccaatgcaggggacacaggttcgtgccccggtccgggaggatcccacatgctgcggagtggctgggcccgagagccatggctgttgagcctgcacgtccggagcctgtgctccacaatgggtgaggccacagcagtgagaggcccgtgtaccgcaaaaaaaaaaaaaaaaaaattctctggccAAAGCTAATGACCAATTTGAAAAACAACAAGACTTATTTCTCTATTAAGTCCTCCAGTTGCCTTTCCcagatctccctctgcctcatctcctgccattctctctccttctgaaaTTCCACTGACTCGTCTTTTAATTCCCCTTTTCCAGGTCCCCTGCCTTTGCCCAACAAACCTCCCAAGAACCCAAAATGCTAGCTGTCTCTGAAGATCCACCCCCATGCACCAGGTATTCAGACAACTTCAGAGTTTAAACCTTGGACCTGAGCTGAATTAAGAGCTATTTGTAAAAATGTCTCTAAATTCAGACAACACCAGCAAATATTCAGAGAAGAATTTAGCgttctgttgggtgcataagccCCAGACTTGTCTTGACACAAATCACTCATACACATATTGGTCTAACTGCCCGATGCTCATTTCTGGATGGCAAAGCAGACTGGACTGACCCAGGAAAGGACCTGCAGGATCTCTCTTACCACAATAAACCTAAGGGTTCAATAACAAGCCTGAAAAGTTGGGCAAAGTCTCCTAAAAATCATACCTGAAACATTTCCAATAAAAATCAGTGCAACTGCTACTCTTTCTACAACAAGCCCTGCCACCTTTGCTCGGCCTCTTCCTTGGCATAAATGTCCCACACACGTGATCAGTATTTCAAATAATGCACAGATTTTCCCTGTCTCTCAGCCTTTATATGTAACCCTTGAGCCCTCTGACTGAAAACATTCCTTCCTGCTCCATGAACACACTTGCCAATCTAACAAGGTAGAACTTAACTTTACACATAGAACCGTTACATTAGAAGCATACCAGAGGGACTAGTTCTTGAGTTTTCAGAGGAGCTCTCTATTCATAATCAGTTGTATCTGGTGTGAATATACCTTTACATTCCGCATTATATTTGATAGATACTCCAGATAAATGTCTTGACACAACATCTGACCTTTATGAGTTAGAAATTTCACTGACGTAGAAAAGATAATGGGAGCAGAACTTATTAAAGTTCAGATACATTCTACAAAACCATTACCCAAACTTCCCACAATATCCCTTGATGCCAAAAGAAGAGCTCAAACGTATAGTTGAATGCCTTCTACAAAGGTCTTCCCATGCACTCCCTTTGTAACGCTCTCATCCAGCAAGAAATGAAGCCAAATAGACAAGGATTTTGATTTGTTCGAGACCTTAAGGCCATTGACAAAATAGGTATACCTCACTTCCTGACAAAAATTTACCCAAAAACCGTTTTATCATCAATTCCACATGAAGCCACTTGCTTCACTCTAATGAatctctcctctgcctctttcAATGTGTTTCTAGACCAAGACAGTCAATACCTTTTCGCCTTCACCTGAGGAGGACAATAATATACCTGGACAGTCATGCCCCTGGAGTACATTGGAACCCCCTTCTATTTTTCCCTGGTTCTGGATCATCACTTAAAAGGTCTAAATTTCCCTTCTGATTCAGTTCTTAATACAATGTGTAAGATAATTTACTTTGTTCAAAGAACAAGGAAGCCTGTAAAAGGATTCCATTGACTTACCCCAGCCTTATCAAAAAGGaggcataaaattttaaatataagttaTAATTTTGCCAAAATACAGTCCATTATTTAGAGTACACCCATTTCAGGAGAGGAAAAACTTCTTTTCTGATAAAGACAATTCAAACATATCCTAGACCCCTCACAAAAGACAACTGAGAGTATTTCTGGTTTTAACTGAATATTTGCAGACAATGGGTGCAAGTTTTATTAGACAGAAACACCTCTTTATGAATTGACACTCCCCTCAGTAAGAGACCCTATCCTGGGGAGCTCAACTGTGAAGAGGTCTTCTGTAACCTGAAGAAGACTGTTCAACCGCCTCTTTCTCTATTCAAGTCTAACTACTAAGAAATCTTGTGTCTATTTGTGAATAAGCTATCTGACAAGTGTTTGAGATTTTAACTCAGCTTGATGAGAACTATCAAAAACCCATTGCtcctaaaactggaaacaactaagATGTCTTTCAATAGGTGGAGAAATATCTGTGATTATACAgaatctatgtatctatatatattatataatacatatatattgtatatatctataatataggaatattattcaggttaagaaaaaaaggaaatgaactacCAAGCCAAGCAATAAATAGAATAATCCTAAAGGCATATTGCTAAGTTACAGAAGTCAGTCTGAAAAGACCATATACTGTGTGAATCCAACTATatacattctgaaaaaggcaaaactatagagacagtaaaaaggttagtggttgccaggggttcagAAGGAGCTGGGTAAATAGGTGGAGCGCATGTGATTTGTAGGGTGGGTATCTACTCTCCATGACATTATATGGAGAGgttcatatggaaattctaccaaatactTAAGGAAAAGTTATACCTATTCTTCACAAACTACTCCAAACAGTTGATGTGGGGAGAACACTttgaaactcattctacaaggccagcattaccccgataccagaaacagaaaaagacactaaaaaaaagaaaattacatgccaatatcattgataaactacatgcaaaaatcctccacacaatattagcaaactgaattcaccAATACATAAAGAGGATCTTACACCACAATCTAGTGAGATTTATTCCATGGATTAAAGGATGAATTCATATTCACAAATCAAGTGATGtgatacaacacattaacaaaacaaaggataaaaattacatgGTCATCTCATGTATGCataaaatgcatttgacaaaattcaacatacattcatgataaaaactctcaacaaagtgggtatagagggaacatacctcaacataataaaggccatacatgactaAGCCACGCTCACATCATACTCATTGGCCaaaaaaactgaaatcttttcctccaagatcagaaacaagacaaggatgcccactgttGCCATTCCTATTTAACATAGTATCGGAAGTCCTAGTggcagcaatcagacaagaaaaagaaaaggtatccaaattggaagggaagaaataaagctgtcactatttacagattacatgatactatatacaaaaaaaaaaccctaaagacttcacaaaaaaacctgttagaactaataaataaattcagtaaagttgcaagatacaaaattaatatttagaaGTCTGTTGCCTTTCTATATACTgataataaactatcagaaatataaatcaagaaaacaatcccatttacaattgcatcaaaaggaataaaacaccTAAGAGTAAATTTAGCCAAAgagatgaaagacctatactctgaaaattataacaCATTGATGAAGGCAATAGAAgtcaatataaataaatggaaagatatcccatgtttatggattggaagaattaatattgttaaaatgccccagctactcaaaacaatctacaaatttattgcaattcctatcaataaacacacatttttcacataactagaaaaataattctaaaatttatatgaaatcacaaaagacctcaaatagttaatcttgagaaaaagaacaaagttggaggtatcatgctccctggcttcaggcTACACTAGAAAGCTAGagtaatccaaacagtatggtactggcacaaaaacagataaataggtcaatggaacagaatagaaatcccagaaataaactcatgcacacgtggtcaattaacctacaatgaagggggcaagaatatataatgaggAAAAGCCAGTCTCTGCAACAAAGGGTGTTGGGATAgttggaaagctacatgtaaaagaacaaaattagaacattttctcacaccatgtagaaaaataaactcaaaatggattaaaaacctaaatgtaagaacctgaaactgtaaaactcttcaaagaaaatataggcagtatgCTTTTTGACATAGTTTTTAgcggtattttttttaatctgtctccttaggaaaagaaaacaaacaaacaaaaaatggactacatctaactaaaaagcttctgtaaagtgaaagaaaccatcaacaaaatgaaaagcccaTCTACTGAATAAAGAAGATAGTCACAAATGATATATCCAACACAGgattaatattgaaaaaaatataaagaactcatacaactcaatatgaaaagataaaaactacCTGATCATGAAGAGgatccaaatagacatttttccagagaagacatacagatggccaataggcacatgaaaaaatgctcaacacctTTAGTCATGAGggatatgcaaatcaaagccacaatgagataccacttcacacctgtcagaatgactatcatcaaaaagacaagaaataataagtgttagcaaggacgtggagaaaaggtaCACTagtacactgttggcgggaatgtgaattggtgcagccactatggaaaacagtacaaaggttcctcaaaaaattaaaaatagaacaaccatatgatccagcaattaccctcctgggtatatatccaaagaaaatgaaaacactactttgaaaagatatatgtaccccaatgttcacagcagaatgccaagatatggaagcaacataagtatctatcaacagatgaatggataaagaagatgtggtatatataaatatatatacatatatgtaatggaatattactcagacataatatacatataatggaatattactcagccataaaaaagaataaaattttgccatttgtgacaacatggatggacctagagtgtattatgcttagtgaaataagttgaACAAATACttcatgttttcacttatatgtggaatctaaaaaataaaacaaataaacaaatattacaattcagaaatagactcacaggtaGAGAACAAACTGTTTGTTACCAGAGGAGAGAGGGTTGTGTGGGGAGAGACAATATAGGTAAAGGGAATTagaaggtacaaactactagatataaaataaataagtgacaaGGATGTAAGGTACAGTACAGGTAATATGAccaatattatataataactttACATGAAGTAAAatctatagaaatattgaatcactatgttgtatagttgaaactaatattgtaagcCCACTATAGTTCAATATAAAATAGgcataattaattcattaattaaaatgatGGGTAAAAATGCCAACAGTTTTTTTGCATACATAGAAAAACCCACCCTAAATTCACATGGAATCTCAAAgagccccaaatagccaaaacaatcttgaaaaagaagaataaagttagagctctcacattttctgatttcaaaatttattacGTAGCTACAGTAAGTAAATCAGTGTGgtgctggcataaaaacagaccaatTGATTAGAATACACAGCCCAGAAACAAACTCTTGCATATATTGTATAATGAAATTCAGCAAGGGTGCCAAGtctactcaatggggaaaggataaccTTTTCAAACGATTTGGTTGGGGTGGCGGGAGTTTTGAAATAagtaaaggggattaagaggtacaaccctccagttataaaataaacaaaccatggggatataatatacagcataagggaTTTGGTCAATACTATTGTAATAATGTCGTATGGGAACAGATgattactagacttatcatggtgattatttcataatatatgcaaATGTAAAATCACTATTTAGTGCATCTGAAACCAACATAACATTGTtcttcaattatatttcaataaaaatttttttgttgttgggaaaaactagatatccacatgcaaataataaatgaagttgaacccttaccttacactgtatacaaaaattaactcaaaatgggtcaaatACCTAAACATaagacttaaaactataaaactcttacatgaAAACATAAGGGGAAAGCTTCATTATATTGAActtgatttcttggatatgataccaaaagatagacaacaaaagtaaaatagataaattggactacatcaaaatttaaaacttttgtgtataAAAGGACACTATTAATAGAGTGGAAAGGCAACCTATAgaataggaaaatatttgcatatctgCTATgtgattaatatccagaatacattaAGAACTACAACTCAACAGGAAAAAATACCTGAcatttaaatgggaaaaagacttgatagtcatttctccaaagaaaatatacaaatatatataagcatacaggaagcatatgaaaaggtgttcaacatcactaataattagggaaatgcaaactaccatgagatgccacctcacacctattagggGGTttgctattaaaagaaaaagaaaacagaaaaaaaccaagtgttggcaaggatgtggaaattTTGAGACCATTGTACACTGTTGGTCAGAATGAAAATGGTGTAGCCTTTATGGGAAATGGTATGTCAGttcttcaaagaattaaaaatagaactactgggcttccctggtggcgcagtagttgagagtccgcctgccggtgcaggggacgtgggttcgtgccctggtccgggaggatgccacatgccacagagcggctgggcccgtgagccatggccgctgagcctgcgtgtccggagcctgtgctccgcaacaggagaggccacagcagtgagaggcccacataccgcaaaaaaaaaagaactactgtATAATCCAGGAATTTTGactatatatccaaaagaattgaaaacaggatctcaaagagatatttgtacactccTATtgattgcaacattattcacaataaccaaaggtggaagcagcccGAATGTTCA from Pseudorca crassidens isolate mPseCra1 chromosome 5, mPseCra1.hap1, whole genome shotgun sequence encodes the following:
- the LOC137225600 gene encoding proline-rich protein 23C-like, which encodes MGSRPRSPSASPADRWGPHPGGPGPAKRRRTEEPAGPESKSRAAPSLDNLTWPPTVDTLIFVVVLPAGCALHVPLDDVDLLLESEPTSVLQVSLGDHILMLVPEALLGPGVEGPWGQGLGRGAFLSRPGEYMAPEPGFLCAAVPEIACQEEVNEEDADADADFLPAGTDAAAVSVAGLHPSAGCMSGFHLLGQASEPSPRTPNTSPERRSPHHDDNLDLHLLEPFPDSPLQPLPPSPSPGPHQRPQRPHGPPRKIRKCLFP